The following are encoded in a window of Lactobacillus acidophilus genomic DNA:
- the rpmB gene encoding 50S ribosomal protein L28 — protein sequence MAKDYVTGKKTTFGNKRSHSLNPTRRAWKPNLQKVRILVDGKPKRVWVSTKALKSGKVTRV from the coding sequence ATGGCAAAAGATTACGTAACAGGTAAGAAAACTACTTTCGGTAACAAACGTTCACACTCATTGAACCCAACTCGTCGTGCTTGGAAGCCAAACCTTCAAAAAGTTCGCATTCTTGTTGACGGTAAGCCAAAGCGCGTTTGGGTTTCAACCAAGGCTTTGAAGTCTGGTAAAGTTACTCGTGTGTAA
- a CDS encoding Asp23/Gls24 family envelope stress response protein, whose translation MAVKIKTKDGLIDISNGVIATVVGGAATSNYGVVGMASKNAIRDGFDGILNRANYKRGVVVKSEDNEITVDVYIIVGYGLKISEVSKNVQDSVKFNLSNQLGINTKAVNVIVQSVKVLDE comes from the coding sequence ATGGCTGTTAAGATCAAGACAAAAGATGGTTTGATTGATATTTCAAACGGTGTAATCGCAACTGTTGTTGGTGGTGCAGCTACGTCTAACTATGGCGTTGTAGGAATGGCTTCTAAAAATGCTATTCGTGATGGTTTTGACGGGATTCTTAATCGTGCCAATTATAAGCGCGGTGTTGTTGTCAAGTCAGAAGACAATGAAATTACTGTTGACGTGTACATTATTGTAGGCTATGGACTTAAGATTTCTGAAGTAAGTAAGAACGTACAGGACAGCGTAAAATTTAACCTTTCTAATCAATTGGGAATTAATACTAAAGCCGTTAATGTAATCGTTCAAAGTGTTAAGGTACTTGACGAATAA
- a CDS encoding DAK2 domain-containing protein, translated as MVINEIDSKQFRDMVRVATHRMGKNAEFVNSLNVFPVPDGDTGTNMNLTIESGAKAVSENPSTSVGDLTESLAKGMLMGARGNSGVITSQLFRGFYKATQGMKTLTAPELANAFSNGVATAYKAVMKPVEGTILTVARVAAQEGTSKANDTDDVTEVMKAVVEGAKKALKSTPDLLPVLKQVGVVDSGGQGLVFIYEGFLEGLLGENFADQYQPDENEMDEMINAMHHQSSVQSQLATQDIKNGYCTEIMVDLNADVPNKKEFDLEEFRKHLSGLGDSLLAVSDGEIAKVHVHTEHPGDVFQYGSQFGQLGKIKIDNMRIQHESIVDQDEEQQENVDFAIIAVASGNGIRKLFESEGVNRIISGGQTMNPSTQDFIDAIKKSGAKKAIVLPNNGNIVMAAKQAAEVSDIPVGIVPSKTISQGLTAMLSFDPDASVEENVEAMSEDLDTVVSGEVTQATRDTEIDDVEIHKNDYLGIVDGKIEVDNADLIDTTTEMIEKMIDEDSEIITIMYGRDSSEEEAQEVVARLEEKHDDFEFEIHDGGQPVYHFLVSVE; from the coding sequence GTGGTTATAAATGAAATAGATAGTAAACAATTTAGAGATATGGTACGTGTTGCCACTCATAGAATGGGTAAAAATGCAGAATTTGTTAATTCTTTAAATGTTTTTCCTGTTCCAGATGGTGATACTGGTACCAATATGAATTTAACTATTGAAAGTGGTGCCAAAGCTGTTTCTGAAAATCCTAGCACTAGTGTTGGCGATTTAACTGAAAGCTTGGCTAAAGGGATGTTAATGGGAGCACGCGGTAATAGTGGTGTTATTACTTCACAATTGTTCCGTGGCTTTTATAAAGCAACTCAAGGTATGAAAACATTAACAGCTCCAGAATTGGCCAATGCTTTTTCAAATGGTGTTGCAACTGCATATAAAGCTGTTATGAAACCTGTAGAAGGTACAATTTTGACAGTAGCTCGTGTTGCTGCACAAGAAGGTACATCTAAGGCTAACGATACTGATGATGTTACTGAAGTAATGAAAGCTGTAGTAGAAGGCGCTAAAAAGGCACTTAAATCTACTCCTGATTTACTTCCAGTATTGAAGCAGGTAGGTGTAGTTGATTCAGGTGGACAAGGTCTTGTATTTATTTATGAAGGCTTTTTGGAAGGCTTATTAGGTGAAAACTTCGCAGATCAATATCAACCAGACGAAAACGAGATGGATGAGATGATTAATGCAATGCACCACCAATCATCTGTCCAAAGTCAATTAGCTACTCAAGACATTAAGAACGGCTATTGTACCGAAATTATGGTTGACTTAAATGCTGATGTTCCTAATAAAAAAGAATTCGATCTTGAAGAATTTAGAAAGCATTTATCCGGCTTAGGTGACTCACTTCTTGCAGTTTCAGATGGTGAAATTGCTAAGGTTCACGTTCACACAGAACATCCAGGTGATGTTTTCCAATATGGTAGTCAATTTGGTCAATTAGGTAAGATTAAGATTGATAATATGAGAATTCAACATGAAAGTATTGTTGATCAAGATGAAGAACAACAAGAAAATGTTGACTTTGCAATAATCGCTGTTGCTTCAGGTAATGGTATCCGCAAGTTGTTTGAAAGCGAAGGCGTAAACCGAATTATTTCAGGTGGTCAAACAATGAACCCATCTACTCAAGACTTTATTGATGCAATTAAAAAGTCCGGAGCTAAAAAGGCAATTGTATTGCCAAATAACGGTAATATTGTAATGGCTGCAAAACAAGCTGCAGAAGTTAGTGACATTCCAGTTGGTATTGTACCAAGTAAGACTATCTCACAAGGCCTAACTGCTATGCTCTCATTTGATCCAGATGCATCTGTTGAAGAAAATGTTGAGGCAATGTCAGAAGATCTTGATACTGTTGTTTCAGGCGAAGTAACCCAAGCTACTCGTGATACTGAAATTGATGATGTTGAGATTCATAAAAATGATTACCTTGGTATTGTCGATGGTAAGATTGAGGTCGATAATGCTGATTTAATCGATACTACTACTGAAATGATCGAAAAGATGATTGACGAAGATTCTGAAATCATTACTATTATGTATGGCCGTGATTCTAGTGAAGAAGAAGCACAAGAAGTGGTTGCTCGTCTTGAGGAAAAGCATGATGATTTTGAATTTGAAATTCATGATGGTGGTCAACCTGTATATCATTTCTTAGTATCTGTTGAATAA
- the recG gene encoding ATP-dependent DNA helicase RecG, with the protein MINNALFAPVTDLKGVGTKTAADLGSLGIYSIYDLLFYFPFRYDELQTLPLDQIMDGQKVVLKGIVATEPFVSRFGYKKSRLSFKMRIDHEVIMVNFFNQPWLKNKIEIGQEIAIYGKYNVARQSLSAFKFVAAKENDSGMAPIYPVNRHIKQKKLVSLIDLAIEEFLDQVNDIVPEKIRQEYHLLNDREIITKMHHPKNSNDAEIGKRSAIFREFFIFELQLALLTKKDGNQLGYAKKYDLKEVANLTKSLPFELSDDQKHVVNEIFADLHSSNQMRRLLQGDVGSGKTVVAVYAIFAAITAGYQAALMVPTEILATQHFKKIDELLRPFGIRVALLTSNTKTLERREIYRELTDGTINVVIGTHALIQKNVIFKKLGLVIIDEQHRFGVGQRQALINKGDNPDVLAMTATPIPRTLALTVYGDMTLSEIHHLPSGRKPIISSWKTSSQMKDVYKRMHEQLDQGFQIYAVTPLITDSETLDLKNAEELHEKLSHDFPDKKVVLLHGQMPGVKKDEIMSAFASGEINILVTTSVIEVGVDVANANMMIIYNADRFGLSQLHQLRGRIGRGETQSYCVFIADPRTDTGKARMKIISATNDGFKLAEEDLKMRGEGDLFGKAQSGLPEFRVGDVVNNYNTLVVAQKIARKLVNDDPDLLDPEHKILKQMLEYKQLEQNRI; encoded by the coding sequence ATGATAAATAATGCATTGTTTGCTCCTGTAACGGATTTAAAAGGTGTAGGGACAAAGACTGCAGCTGATCTTGGAAGCTTAGGTATATATAGCATTTATGATTTGCTTTTTTACTTTCCTTTTCGATATGATGAACTTCAGACATTACCGTTAGATCAAATCATGGATGGTCAAAAGGTAGTATTAAAAGGAATAGTAGCAACTGAACCTTTCGTTAGTCGTTTTGGTTATAAGAAAAGTCGACTAAGCTTCAAAATGAGAATTGACCATGAGGTAATCATGGTCAATTTTTTTAATCAACCATGGTTAAAAAACAAGATTGAAATTGGTCAAGAAATTGCAATTTACGGCAAGTATAATGTAGCTCGTCAAAGTCTCTCTGCTTTTAAATTTGTAGCAGCAAAAGAAAATGATAGTGGTATGGCACCAATTTATCCGGTTAACCGTCACATAAAGCAAAAAAAGCTAGTTAGCCTGATTGATTTAGCAATTGAAGAATTTTTAGATCAAGTTAATGATATAGTCCCAGAGAAAATCAGACAGGAATATCATTTATTAAATGATCGAGAAATTATTACCAAAATGCATCATCCCAAAAATAGTAATGACGCAGAAATAGGTAAAAGAAGTGCGATTTTTCGTGAATTTTTTATTTTTGAATTACAATTAGCACTTTTGACTAAAAAAGATGGTAATCAACTAGGTTATGCCAAAAAATATGATCTAAAAGAGGTTGCTAATCTAACTAAATCGTTACCCTTTGAACTTTCTGATGATCAAAAACATGTTGTTAATGAAATTTTCGCTGATTTACATTCATCTAATCAAATGAGAAGGCTGCTTCAAGGTGATGTGGGATCAGGTAAAACAGTTGTTGCAGTTTATGCGATTTTTGCTGCAATTACTGCTGGTTATCAAGCTGCTTTGATGGTACCTACAGAAATTTTAGCAACGCAGCATTTTAAGAAAATCGATGAATTATTACGCCCATTTGGTATAAGAGTGGCGCTTTTAACCAGTAATACTAAAACTTTAGAACGGCGTGAAATATATCGTGAGCTAACTGATGGAACTATTAATGTGGTGATTGGCACACATGCATTGATTCAGAAAAATGTGATTTTTAAAAAATTGGGTTTAGTTATCATTGATGAACAACATAGATTTGGTGTGGGACAAAGACAGGCTTTAATTAATAAGGGCGATAATCCGGATGTTTTGGCTATGACGGCTACCCCAATTCCTAGAACTCTTGCCCTTACCGTTTATGGAGATATGACACTTTCTGAAATTCACCACTTACCATCTGGTAGAAAACCGATTATTTCATCTTGGAAAACAAGTTCTCAGATGAAAGATGTTTATAAACGAATGCATGAGCAATTAGATCAAGGTTTTCAAATATATGCAGTTACACCTTTAATTACGGATTCAGAAACTTTAGATTTGAAGAATGCAGAAGAACTGCATGAAAAACTAAGTCATGATTTTCCTGATAAAAAGGTTGTACTTCTACATGGGCAAATGCCTGGTGTAAAAAAAGATGAAATCATGTCAGCTTTTGCTAGCGGTGAAATTAATATTTTGGTAACTACTAGTGTAATTGAGGTTGGTGTGGACGTGGCTAATGCTAATATGATGATTATTTATAACGCTGATCGATTTGGGTTGAGTCAGCTGCATCAGTTACGAGGAAGAATCGGACGTGGAGAAACACAGAGTTATTGTGTATTTATTGCGGATCCTAGAACTGATACAGGTAAGGCAAGAATGAAGATTATTTCTGCTACTAATGATGGCTTTAAATTAGCTGAAGAAGATTTAAAAATGCGTGGTGAAGGTGACTTGTTTGGTAAAGCACAATCTGGATTACCTGAATTTCGCGTGGGAGATGTAGTTAACAATTATAATACCTTGGTTGTAGCTCAAAAAATCGCAAGAAAATTAGTTAATGATGATCCAGATTTACTTGATCCCGAACATAAAATACTAAAACAAATGCTAGAATATAAGCAATTAGAACAAAATAGAATATAG
- the plsX gene encoding phosphate acyltransferase PlsX, protein MRTIAIDAMGGENAPEAIVKAVLKAKNEMPETKFLLFGDKEQLRELIPADQINDQLGVVATTETIADEDEPVKAIRRKKDSSMVVAANFVKEGKADALLSLGNTGALLACGIFIIGRIKGIVRPGLMPTLPVQNSDDGFNMVDVGANAKSKPEYLLQWAEMASYYAQKIRGIDNPRIALLNNGAESDKGDDVHQKAYELLKDSDLNFVGNIEGNELLLGNADVVVTDGFTGNAVLKNIEGTSSVILHLLKDSLLNGNLMTKMGALMVKGSLASLKSKFDTAKYGGAVLLGVNAPVVKTHGRSNERPIYYTLKQVDKMIKEKLVEDFRDEFSEK, encoded by the coding sequence ATGAGAACAATTGCTATTGATGCCATGGGGGGCGAGAATGCTCCAGAAGCCATAGTAAAAGCAGTTTTAAAAGCAAAAAATGAGATGCCAGAAACTAAATTTTTATTATTTGGTGATAAAGAGCAATTACGTGAATTAATTCCAGCTGATCAGATTAATGATCAATTGGGAGTTGTGGCTACTACTGAAACAATTGCAGATGAAGATGAACCAGTTAAGGCGATTAGAAGAAAAAAGGATTCTTCAATGGTTGTAGCTGCTAACTTTGTTAAAGAAGGCAAGGCAGATGCGTTGTTGTCACTTGGTAATACTGGTGCCCTTCTTGCATGTGGTATTTTTATTATTGGAAGAATTAAAGGCATTGTTCGGCCAGGCTTAATGCCAACTTTACCGGTTCAAAATAGCGATGATGGCTTTAACATGGTAGACGTTGGTGCTAATGCTAAGAGTAAGCCAGAATACTTGCTTCAATGGGCTGAAATGGCATCATACTATGCTCAAAAAATTCGCGGCATTGACAATCCCAGAATTGCTTTATTAAATAATGGTGCCGAAAGCGATAAGGGTGACGATGTCCACCAAAAAGCCTATGAACTATTAAAAGATAGTGATTTGAACTTTGTAGGCAATATTGAAGGAAACGAGTTATTACTTGGTAATGCAGATGTAGTAGTTACAGATGGATTTACAGGTAATGCAGTTCTTAAAAATATTGAAGGAACTTCAAGCGTAATTTTGCATTTATTAAAAGATAGTCTTTTGAATGGCAATCTTATGACTAAAATGGGTGCATTAATGGTTAAAGGATCATTAGCCAGTTTGAAGTCAAAATTTGATACTGCTAAATATGGCGGTGCTGTGTTACTCGGTGTTAACGCTCCAGTGGTGAAGACACATGGCCGCTCAAATGAACGTCCTATTTATTACACACTCAAACAAGTTGATAAAATGATTAAAGAAAAACTTGTTGAAGATTTTAGAGACGAATTTAGTGAAAAATAG
- the acpP gene encoding acyl carrier protein, which translates to MSEEEIFNKIKDLIADNFEVDKDSITENTNFMNDLDADSIDLVEFILQLEDEFGAEIPDDEAEKIKTVGDAVSYIKSHQG; encoded by the coding sequence ATGTCAGAAGAAGAAATTTTTAATAAGATTAAAGATCTTATTGCCGATAATTTTGAAGTGGATAAGGATAGTATCACTGAAAACACAAACTTTATGAATGATTTAGATGCTGATTCAATTGATTTAGTTGAATTTATTTTGCAACTTGAAGATGAATTCGGTGCAGAAATTCCAGATGATGAAGCTGAAAAAATTAAAACTGTTGGTGATGCAGTCTCATATATTAAGTCTCATCAAGGTTAA
- a CDS encoding ABC transporter ATP-binding protein, translating to MEKQSDLLLDIQHLHTAYRLQGKFYDAADDINLTLKRNEILAVVGESGCGKSTIAASIIGLYDHKNTKVTGDILYNELNLVGLNESLFNKIRGDKIGMIFQDPLASLNPLMRVGDQVAETLYYHTDMDEKARHARVIELFNQVGMPRPEEMYEMYPHELSGGLRQRVVIAMAIACKPEVIIADEPTTALDVTIQAQILDLLEDIQKQSHSGIILITHDLGVVAETADEVAVMYAGQIVEKADVKTIFENPLHPYTRSLLNSMPQSDDTDEDLHVIHGTVPSLKNMPRSGDRFAARIPWIPASAHEKDPQVHEVAPGHWVRCTCWKSFHFENEDNTQKVTASGE from the coding sequence TTGGAAAAGCAGAGTGATCTATTACTAGATATCCAGCACCTGCATACGGCGTACCGTTTGCAAGGGAAATTCTATGATGCTGCAGATGATATTAATTTAACTTTGAAGCGTAACGAGATTTTAGCTGTTGTAGGTGAATCTGGTTGTGGTAAAAGTACTATTGCTGCAAGTATCATTGGATTGTATGACCATAAAAACACTAAAGTTACAGGGGACATTCTTTACAATGAATTAAACCTTGTTGGCTTAAATGAATCTTTATTTAATAAAATTCGTGGGGATAAGATCGGAATGATCTTTCAAGATCCTCTAGCCAGTTTGAATCCATTGATGCGTGTAGGTGATCAAGTTGCTGAAACACTTTATTACCATACTGATATGGATGAAAAGGCACGTCATGCACGTGTAATTGAATTGTTTAATCAAGTAGGAATGCCAAGACCTGAAGAAATGTATGAAATGTATCCACATGAACTGTCAGGTGGACTTCGTCAGCGTGTAGTTATTGCCATGGCTATTGCATGTAAGCCAGAAGTTATTATTGCTGATGAACCAACTACTGCTTTGGATGTAACTATTCAAGCACAGATTTTGGACTTGCTTGAAGATATTCAAAAGCAATCACATTCAGGTATTATTTTGATTACACACGACTTAGGTGTTGTAGCTGAAACAGCCGATGAAGTTGCAGTTATGTATGCTGGTCAAATTGTGGAAAAAGCGGATGTAAAAACTATTTTTGAAAATCCACTTCATCCATATACAAGATCACTTCTTAATTCAATGCCTCAATCAGATGATACTGATGAAGATCTTCATGTTATCCATGGAACTGTACCATCGCTTAAAAATATGCCACGTAGTGGTGATCGTTTTGCTGCGAGAATTCCTTGGATTCCTGCAAGTGCTCATGAAAAGGATCCACAAGTACATGAAGTTGCACCAGGACACTGGGTAAGATGTACTTGCTGGAAATCATTCCACTTTGAGAATGAAGATAATACGCAAAAGGTAACAGCAAGTGGGGAGTAG
- a CDS encoding ATP-binding cassette domain-containing protein, which yields MAKEIIQIKDLKVYYPIRSGFWNRITDYVRAVDGVNFSISEGETYGLIGESGSGKSTTGKAIVGVEKVTGGQIMYKGLDVTKASNRKKLDYNKDVQMIFQDSMSSLNPRKRIEDIIAEPIRNFENLTTDQERDRVQELLDIVGMPSDAIYKYPHEFSGGQRQRIGVARAVATNPKLIVADEPTSALDLSVQAQVLNFMKHIQQQYNIAYLFISHDLGVVKHMSENLAIMHRGRLVELGSREEIYKHPIHIYTKRLLSAIPKVDVEHREEHKKHREQVEKEFEEDQSKWYDKDGRVYPLQKVAPNHWVALPQDMVQEAKLEEREEKESD from the coding sequence ATGGCAAAAGAAATTATTCAGATAAAAGATCTAAAGGTCTATTACCCAATTCGTTCCGGTTTTTGGAACAGAATTACCGATTACGTTCGTGCGGTTGATGGAGTTAATTTCTCAATTAGCGAAGGTGAAACTTATGGTTTAATTGGTGAATCTGGATCTGGTAAATCTACAACTGGTAAGGCAATTGTGGGAGTAGAAAAAGTTACAGGCGGCCAAATTATGTATAAAGGCTTAGACGTAACTAAAGCAAGCAATCGTAAAAAGCTTGATTATAACAAAGATGTCCAAATGATTTTCCAGGATTCTATGTCAAGTTTGAATCCAAGAAAGAGAATCGAAGACATTATTGCTGAGCCAATTCGAAATTTTGAAAATTTGACTACCGATCAAGAACGTGATCGTGTACAAGAATTGCTTGATATTGTAGGTATGCCTAGTGATGCGATCTACAAGTATCCTCACGAATTCTCAGGTGGTCAGCGTCAAAGAATCGGTGTTGCGCGTGCTGTTGCTACTAATCCTAAATTGATTGTTGCTGATGAACCAACTAGTGCTTTGGATTTATCAGTTCAAGCACAAGTTTTGAACTTCATGAAGCATATTCAACAACAATATAATATTGCTTACTTATTTATTTCTCACGATTTAGGTGTTGTTAAGCATATGTCAGAGAACTTAGCTATTATGCACCGTGGTCGATTAGTAGAATTAGGTAGTCGTGAAGAAATTTATAAGCATCCAATTCATATTTATACTAAGCGACTTCTTTCGGCTATTCCTAAGGTTGATGTAGAACATCGTGAAGAACATAAGAAGCATCGTGAACAAGTAGAAAAAGAATTTGAAGAAGATCAAAGTAAGTGGTACGACAAAGATGGTCGCGTATATCCACTTCAAAAGGTAGCTCCAAATCACTGGGTAGCATTGCCACAAGATATGGTTCAGGAAGCTAAACTTGAAGAGCGAGAAGAAAAGGAGAGTGATTAA
- the opp4B gene encoding oligopeptide ABC transporter permease → MWKTILRRLLIMIPQLIILSLLVFLLAKMMPGDPFSGSINPNTDPKQIEALRRAAGLYDPWYVQYLRWVGNLFHGDLGTSYIQHVPVTSLIADRASNTFWLSLLTTILTYSIAIPLGITAGRHQDEWQDTSVQIFNYITLATPGFVFYILGLWLFGFTLGWFPISGSVSANASGFWGVFGSRIYHMILPAILYALITTTSTVQYLRTGIVDNKVEDYVRTARSKGVPENVVSHKHILRNSLLPIAAFLGNTITGLLSGSMIIESVFSYPGMGKLFLDSIGQRDYTTLTALILIFGILTLIGNLLSDIIMSIIDPRIRIQ, encoded by the coding sequence ATGTGGAAAACAATCTTACGTCGTTTGTTAATCATGATCCCTCAATTGATCATCTTGAGTTTATTAGTCTTCCTTTTGGCTAAAATGATGCCAGGTGACCCATTTAGTGGATCAATTAACCCTAACACTGACCCTAAACAAATTGAAGCTTTGAGAAGGGCAGCAGGACTTTATGATCCTTGGTATGTGCAATATCTTAGATGGGTAGGTAACTTGTTCCATGGAGATTTAGGAACTAGTTATATTCAACATGTTCCAGTAACTTCATTGATTGCTGATCGTGCAAGTAACACTTTCTGGCTGTCACTTTTAACTACTATTTTAACTTATAGTATTGCTATCCCACTTGGTATTACTGCTGGTCGTCACCAAGATGAATGGCAAGATACAAGTGTACAAATTTTCAACTACATCACATTGGCTACACCAGGATTCGTATTCTACATTTTAGGTTTGTGGCTATTTGGCTTTACTTTAGGCTGGTTCCCAATCTCAGGTTCCGTTTCTGCTAATGCATCAGGATTCTGGGGCGTATTTGGTAGTCGAATTTATCACATGATTTTACCAGCAATTTTGTATGCTTTGATCACTACTACTAGTACTGTTCAATACTTAAGAACTGGTATTGTTGATAATAAAGTTGAAGATTACGTAAGAACTGCTCGGAGTAAGGGTGTACCTGAAAATGTTGTTTCCCATAAGCATATTTTAAGAAACTCTTTATTGCCAATTGCTGCCTTCTTAGGTAACACTATTACTGGTCTTCTTAGTGGTTCAATGATTATTGAAAGTGTATTTAGTTATCCTGGTATGGGTAAGTTGTTCCTTGACTCAATTGGACAACGTGATTACACTACTTTGACTGCTTTGATTCTTATTTTTGGTATCTTAACATTAATTGGTAACTTACTGTCAGATATCATTATGAGTATTATTGACCCACGTATTAGAATTCAATAG
- a CDS encoding ABC transporter permease yields MADKKETSAKTAKQKEANEKATLPPSGFRVAIREILRSKSACAALIIIILILLFTFGGSLFLNKAQVTEMNIADAYYGWGEAGHLLGTDDGGRDILKLLMMGGRNSIMIGLSVTLITEIVGLIVGLVSGYYGGAIDSVIMRIVDFVQILPQMPIIIVLTTVIPNYNAVTLVLLIAMFGWTTTARYYRSFILSQRDRDYVLASKTSGSSNLQIMFREVLPNITSMIIIDVVLTIAGNIGIETSLSYLGYGLPTTTPSLGTLIGFANDPVNVINRPWLWLPATLLLLVISLSINYVGRALQRAGDARQREN; encoded by the coding sequence ATGGCTGATAAAAAAGAAACTTCTGCAAAAACAGCAAAACAAAAAGAAGCTAACGAAAAGGCTACTCTCCCACCTTCTGGATTCCGAGTTGCTATTCGCGAAATTTTGCGTTCAAAGTCTGCTTGTGCAGCATTGATTATTATTATTTTAATTTTGTTATTCACGTTCGGTGGTTCCTTATTCTTAAATAAAGCTCAAGTAACTGAAATGAACATTGCCGATGCCTACTATGGATGGGGTGAAGCAGGCCACCTCTTAGGTACTGATGATGGTGGTCGTGATATTCTTAAATTACTCATGATGGGTGGTAGAAACTCAATCATGATTGGTTTATCAGTTACTTTAATTACCGAAATCGTTGGTTTGATAGTTGGTTTAGTATCCGGATATTATGGTGGAGCAATTGACTCTGTTATTATGAGAATAGTTGACTTTGTTCAAATTTTGCCACAAATGCCAATTATTATTGTATTAACTACTGTTATTCCTAACTATAATGCCGTAACTTTAGTATTATTAATTGCGATGTTTGGTTGGACAACTACAGCTCGTTATTACCGTTCATTTATTTTGTCACAACGTGATCGTGATTATGTTTTGGCTTCAAAGACTTCAGGTTCATCTAACTTACAAATTATGTTCCGTGAAGTTTTACCAAACATTACTTCTATGATTATCATCGACGTTGTTTTAACTATTGCTGGTAACATTGGTATTGAAACTAGTCTTTCATACTTAGGTTATGGTTTGCCTACAACCACTCCATCACTAGGTACGCTGATTGGATTTGCCAATGACCCAGTTAACGTTATTAATCGTCCATGGTTATGGCTTCCTGCTACATTATTACTGTTAGTAATTTCATTAAGCATTAACTATGTTGGTCGTGCACTTCAACGTGCTGGTGATGCAAGACAACGTGAAAATTAA